The Microcoleus sp. AS-A8 genome window below encodes:
- a CDS encoding CHAT domain-containing protein, whose translation MQASLSLKSTVLTTLLLTGFIGITPTLAQPIVSDQTTGTIVTPNGNQLDISGGTLSGDGANLFHSFQKLGLNSGETANFLSNPTIQNILGRVTGGDASIINGLIQVTGGNSNLYLMNPAGMIFGADARLNVPASFTATTATGIGFNNGWFNATGNNNYAALVGAPNTFAFNNPSQPGVIVNAGQLAVPNGQNLTLLGGTVVNTGQLAAPQGTITMAAVPGQKLVRISQPGNLLSLEVEPIEAGTQAGGWTIPVLSLPELLTGEGGSQATGLAVKANGQVELTASAVKIPSEAGTTIASGTLDVSTPPNQGGVGGNINVLGDQVKLLSANLDASGTDGGGNVRIGGDYQGKGKIPNASDTFVSADTNIKADALSQGKGGQVIAWADKSNRFLGKISARGGLNSGNGGFAEVSGKQSLEFKGLADLLAPAGAAGTLLLDPTDITIGDTDNPPSNISTATLVNQLMFGNVTVSTASDGGGAGNITVNNPINWENGFSLTLLADNNITINSGANITYAGAANRELNLLANNNIILNSGSTLAATGAGRLDVNLSAGQGGNSAGAIAIQGAAINSNGGDITLGAGAINISNNALIDSKGGDISLNAEAIAILGAPINSNGGDITLGAEAITINNNALIESKGGDIILGGSSNPLTTPTTSINLNGARLSSETGEIRLTSNDIQLTGAKFESASGGNIKLNTPNGTGEIILDGVNLSADNGSLELVGTDVQLRNGTKLSSSGTGDITIRSSGMIDTTGGTLAGSNIFLTANQAITTGAVSLSANSGSGINPLFKINTSDIVNLNGAISTTLPRGGDIVIGDVTAPSQINVNSALSTLGGNINFTSTGAITLAGNLTTAGGAITLTGTSLNTALLDSSNTNGNGGAIALTANNAQLILSNLNSSSTSGRGGDISLTNPGAIISGDLNASGATGGGNITVQSGGDNTTGNINSSSSNGNGGAIALTANNGKLTTSNLNSSSTSGRGGDISLTNQGAVISGDLNASGAAGGGSLTVQSGESITTGEIDTSSSQGNGGNVLLDPPGDIQVTSINAQGGVGGIGGNIDITTEQFFRATGIFTNGSCLNTSICSVGGAGGGAITLRHGGQGVIPFNVGDASKNGTGGAIVSTGGPSILPFQSLPYTYSNGVNINIISVPSPPPTPPTVDPPTPPTQPSPQPSTPPSSQPTLPYASPPLLTSAPPPPLAVELNDSVATVDQLFTNEFKKYLSLGQTKSITLADAQNSLRRIESATRVKPAIIYAVFVPSTLASKATGNAQSSPNGGLDLQELDRQRQDSDLLELILVTPEGKPIRKRVPGTTRSSVLKVAEQLRSELTDITSRSSEYLPPAQNMYQWLVAPLEADLKALDIQNLVFIMDSGLRSIPMSALHDGQGFLVEKYSVSLMPSLGLTDSRYKDIKDSQVLAMGASKFSNQAPLPAVPVELSQITSLWKGQSFLNQEFTLTNLKAQRRQKPFGIVHLATHAFFQPGEPSNSYIQLSDTKLGLNQLRQLGWNDPAVELLVLSACKTAQGNEEVELGFAGLAVQAGVKSALASLSFISDEGTMALMTEFYEQLQQAPIKSEALRRAQVAMLKGEVKLEDGQLITPSQTLPLPPELAKLGNQTLSHPKFWAAFTLIGNPW comes from the coding sequence ATGCAAGCATCTCTTTCACTCAAAAGCACCGTGTTAACCACCCTGCTGCTAACGGGATTTATTGGCATCACACCCACTTTGGCTCAGCCCATTGTTTCTGATCAAACGACCGGAACAATAGTGACGCCGAATGGGAACCAGCTTGATATTAGCGGCGGCACACTTTCCGGAGATGGGGCGAACCTATTTCACAGCTTTCAAAAATTGGGTCTCAATTCTGGCGAGACAGCCAATTTTCTTTCTAATCCAACCATTCAAAACATTTTGGGGCGGGTTACGGGTGGAGATGCCTCGATTATTAATGGATTGATTCAAGTGACAGGTGGGAACTCCAATCTTTACCTGATGAATCCAGCAGGTATGATTTTTGGTGCGGATGCCCGTCTGAATGTCCCCGCTTCCTTCACCGCGACTACGGCTACAGGGATTGGGTTTAACAACGGTTGGTTTAATGCTACAGGTAACAATAATTATGCGGCCTTAGTGGGTGCCCCCAATACATTTGCTTTTAACAACCCATCTCAACCGGGAGTTATTGTTAATGCCGGACAGTTAGCGGTTCCCAATGGCCAGAATCTTACCCTATTAGGTGGCACGGTGGTGAATACCGGGCAGTTGGCAGCACCTCAGGGGACGATTACGATGGCGGCGGTACCGGGTCAAAAATTGGTACGTATCAGCCAACCGGGGAATCTCTTGAGTTTGGAGGTTGAGCCAATCGAGGCTGGAACTCAAGCTGGAGGTTGGACAATTCCAGTCTTATCACTGCCAGAATTACTCACCGGTGAGGGGGGCAGTCAGGCGACGGGATTGGCGGTTAAGGCTAATGGTCAGGTTGAATTAACCGCTTCTGCGGTAAAAATTCCCTCGGAGGCAGGTACAACAATCGCCTCTGGCACGCTGGATGTATCCACCCCCCCCAACCAAGGGGGAGTGGGTGGCAATATTAATGTTTTGGGCGACCAAGTTAAACTTCTCAGCGCCAATCTAGACGCCTCTGGTACCGATGGTGGCGGTAATGTCAGAATTGGCGGCGATTATCAGGGTAAGGGAAAAATACCCAATGCCTCTGACACATTTGTCAGTGCGGATACGAATATCAAGGCTGATGCACTCTCTCAGGGTAAGGGTGGACAAGTGATTGCCTGGGCGGATAAGTCCAATCGATTCCTCGGCAAAATCAGCGCTCGCGGCGGATTAAACTCTGGGAATGGGGGATTTGCTGAGGTTTCCGGGAAGCAATCCCTAGAATTTAAAGGTCTGGCTGACTTGTTAGCACCGGCGGGTGCAGCGGGGACGTTGCTGTTAGACCCTACGGATATCACTATCGGCGATACTGATAATCCTCCCTCTAATATCAGTACCGCCACCCTCGTCAATCAACTCATGTTTGGCAATGTCACCGTTTCCACGGCATCGGATGGGGGTGGGGCGGGAAATATTACCGTTAATAATCCCATCAATTGGGAGAATGGTTTCTCTCTGACACTGCTTGCCGATAACAATATCACTATTAATTCCGGTGCCAATATTACCTACGCGGGTGCGGCGAACCGAGAACTAAATTTATTAGCAAATAACAATATTATTCTCAATTCGGGTTCAACTTTAGCCGCCACTGGGGCGGGAAGGCTGGATGTTAATCTTAGCGCGGGTCAAGGTGGGAATAGTGCAGGAGCGATCGCTATCCAGGGTGCTGCCATCAACTCCAATGGTGGTGATATTACCCTCGGCGCAGGGGCCATCAACATCAGCAACAACGCTCTCATTGACTCCAAAGGCGGCGATATCAGCCTCAACGCAGAAGCAATCGCTATCCTCGGTGCTCCTATCAATTCCAATGGCGGTGATATTACCCTCGGCGCAGAGGCAATTACCATCAATAACAACGCTCTGATTGAGTCCAAAGGGGGCGATATCATCCTCGGTGGTAGCAGCAACCCGTTAACGACGCCGACAACCAGCATCAATCTCAACGGTGCCCGACTGAGTTCCGAGACTGGAGAAATCAGGCTTACCAGTAATGATATCCAACTGACGGGTGCGAAGTTTGAAAGTGCCAGTGGCGGAAATATCAAGCTCAATACTCCGAATGGCACAGGGGAAATTATCCTCGATGGAGTTAACTTAAGTGCTGATAACGGTAGCTTGGAACTGGTTGGGACGGACGTGCAGCTGCGTAACGGTACTAAGTTGAGTTCCTCTGGAACCGGTGATATCACCATACGCAGTTCAGGCATGATCGACACCACGGGTGGCACCTTAGCGGGAAGCAACATCTTCCTTACCGCGAATCAGGCGATTACCACCGGTGCTGTGAGCTTGAGTGCCAATTCTGGCTCAGGGATTAATCCCTTGTTCAAAATCAATACGTCTGACATTGTCAACCTCAACGGAGCGATTTCCACCACCTTGCCTAGGGGAGGTGACATTGTGATTGGGGATGTAACAGCTCCCAGTCAGATTAATGTGAACTCGGCTTTGTCCACTTTAGGCGGGAATATCAACTTCACTAGTACGGGAGCGATCACGCTTGCGGGCAACCTTACGACGGCTGGAGGAGCGATTACCCTAACGGGAACAAGCCTGAACACCGCCCTCCTAGACTCCAGCAATACGAATGGCAATGGAGGAGCGATCGCTCTTACTGCCAATAATGCTCAGCTAATCCTGTCTAACCTGAACTCCAGCTCGACTTCAGGTAGGGGGGGCGATATTTCACTCACCAATCCAGGAGCCATTATTAGTGGAGACTTGAACGCTTCCGGCGCGACAGGTGGCGGAAACATTACCGTTCAGTCAGGCGGAGATAACACCACAGGAAATATTAACTCTAGTTCAAGCAATGGGAATGGAGGAGCGATCGCCCTCACTGCCAATAATGGCAAGTTGACCACGTCTAACCTCAATTCCAGCTCAACTTCTGGCAGGGGTGGCGATATTTCACTCACCAATCAAGGAGCCGTAATCAGTGGAGATTTGAACGCTTCCGGCGCGGCAGGGGGTGGAAGCCTTACCGTTCAATCCGGTGAGAGCATTACCACAGGTGAGATCGACACCAGTTCGAGCCAAGGTAATGGAGGCAATGTCCTCCTCGATCCCCCTGGTGATATCCAAGTCACCTCCATTAACGCCCAAGGTGGTGTCGGCGGTATAGGCGGCAATATTGATATCACCACCGAGCAATTTTTCCGAGCGACTGGAATTTTCACCAACGGCAGTTGTCTCAACACCAGTATTTGTAGCGTTGGCGGGGCTGGAGGCGGTGCCATCACCCTTCGTCATGGAGGTCAGGGAGTCATTCCTTTTAATGTTGGAGATGCTAGCAAGAACGGTACAGGGGGTGCGATTGTAAGTACTGGCGGCCCGTCAATCTTACCCTTCCAATCCTTGCCTTACACTTACAGCAATGGCGTCAACATTAACATTATTAGTGTTCCATCACCCCCTCCAACTCCTCCGACTGTAGACCCCCCAACCCCTCCGACACAACCCTCGCCGCAACCCTCGACACCACCTTCCTCCCAACCGACACTACCTTATGCATCACCCCCCTTACTCACGTCAGCACCACCACCGCCATTGGCTGTTGAGCTGAATGACTCTGTGGCGACTGTCGATCAGCTATTCACCAATGAATTTAAAAAATATCTCAGCCTGGGTCAGACAAAAAGCATTACCTTGGCAGATGCTCAAAATAGTCTACGTCGTATCGAAAGTGCGACGCGTGTTAAGCCAGCCATTATCTATGCAGTCTTCGTTCCCTCAACCTTAGCCTCCAAGGCAACTGGGAATGCTCAATCCTCCCCTAATGGGGGACTCGATCTCCAGGAATTGGATAGACAACGCCAAGATAGTGACCTGTTAGAATTAATCCTCGTCACTCCAGAGGGCAAACCCATTCGTAAGCGGGTGCCTGGGACAACACGCTCCTCAGTGCTTAAGGTGGCGGAGCAATTACGCAGTGAACTCACCGACATCACTAGTCGTTCTTCGGAGTACCTCCCTCCTGCCCAAAACATGTACCAGTGGTTGGTCGCTCCGCTAGAGGCCGATTTAAAAGCTCTTGACATCCAGAACCTTGTGTTCATTATGGATTCAGGGCTACGTTCCATCCCCATGAGCGCGCTTCATGATGGTCAAGGCTTTCTGGTAGAAAAATATAGCGTTAGCTTGATGCCGAGTCTCGGCTTAACGGATAGCCGCTACAAAGACATCAAAGATAGCCAAGTGCTAGCCATGGGAGCGTCAAAATTTAGCAACCAAGCTCCTTTACCCGCTGTCCCTGTAGAGTTGTCTCAAATTACATCCTTATGGAAAGGTCAATCCTTCCTCAATCAAGAATTTACGCTGACTAATTTGAAGGCGCAACGCCGCCAAAAACCGTTTGGCATTGTCCATCTTGCCACCCATGCCTTCTTTCAGCCGGGAGAACCGAGCAACTCCTATATCCAGTTATCGGACACGAAGCTGGGCCTGAACCAACTCCGGCAATTGGGCTGGAATGATCCAGCAGTGGAGTTGTTAGTGTTGAGTGCTTGTAAAACGGCACAGGGCAATGAAGAGGTGGAGTTGGGTTTCGCTGGCTTAGCCGTCCAAGCTGGCGTTAAGTCAGCCCTGGCAAGTTTATCTTTTATCAGCGATGAAGGAACAATGGCACTGATGACGGAGTTTTATGAGCAACTACAACAAGCCCCGATTAAGTCAGAGGCATTGCGACGGGCACAGGTAGCCATGCTCAAGGGAGAAGTGAAGCTGGAAGATGGTCAATTAATTACTCCGAGTCAGACACTCCCTTTACCGCCAGAACTGGCAAAGCTGGGGAATCAAACGCTGTCCCATCCCAAATTTTGGGCGGCATTTACACTGATTGGCAATCCTTGGTAA
- a CDS encoding glycosyltransferase family 2 protein has product MALATSKIPVSVLIPAKNEEANLPACLESLSRADEIFVVDSQSSDRSVEIAEQYGATVVQFHFDGRWPKKKNWSLENLPFRHEWVLIVDCDERIPPELWEEIEAAIQNSAYDGYYLNRKVFFLGTWIRHGGRYPDWNLRLFKHKKGRYENLKTEEIRNTGDNEVHEHVILEGASGYLKNDMLHIDFRDIYHWLERHNRYSNWEARVYLNLLNSKEESGTIGASLWGNAVQRKRFLKKIWVRLPFKPTLRFILFYIIQLGFLDGKAGYIYGRLLSQYEYQIGVKVYELQKFRGQLNISQTSSVTPTQSIEG; this is encoded by the coding sequence ATGGCATTGGCCACTTCCAAAATACCTGTTTCTGTTCTAATTCCCGCCAAAAATGAAGAAGCGAACTTACCCGCTTGTTTAGAGAGTTTAAGCCGTGCGGATGAAATCTTTGTTGTCGATTCCCAAAGTAGCGATCGCTCCGTTGAAATTGCCGAACAATACGGTGCAACTGTCGTACAATTTCATTTTGATGGTCGCTGGCCTAAAAAGAAAAACTGGAGTTTAGAAAATCTCCCTTTTCGCCATGAATGGGTACTGATTGTCGATTGTGACGAGCGTATTCCTCCAGAACTTTGGGAGGAAATTGAAGCAGCTATTCAAAATTCTGCTTATGACGGCTACTACCTCAACCGCAAAGTCTTCTTCCTCGGCACCTGGATTCGTCACGGTGGCAGGTATCCCGACTGGAATTTACGCTTGTTTAAGCACAAAAAAGGCCGCTACGAAAATCTCAAAACGGAAGAAATTCGCAATACAGGTGACAACGAAGTTCACGAACACGTCATTTTAGAAGGGGCTTCGGGTTACCTAAAAAATGATATGCTACATATCGACTTTCGAGATATTTATCATTGGTTAGAACGGCATAATCGCTACTCAAACTGGGAAGCCCGTGTCTATCTCAATCTCCTCAATAGTAAAGAGGAATCCGGCACAATTGGTGCCAGTCTTTGGGGAAATGCCGTGCAGCGCAAGCGATTTTTAAAAAAAATATGGGTACGGCTACCTTTTAAACCAACACTGAGGTTTATTTTATTTTATATCATTCAGCTAGGTTTTTTAGATGGAAAAGCTGGGTATATTTATGGACGATTATTAAGTCAATATGAATATCAAATCGGAGTTAAAGTTTACGAGTTACAAAAATTTAGGGGACAACTCAATATTTCCCAAACGTCATCGGTCACGCCAACCCAGTCAATTGAAGGCTGA
- the cobU gene encoding bifunctional adenosylcobinamide kinase/adenosylcobinamide-phosphate guanylyltransferase: MTTNTRQIILVTGPARSGKSEWAEDLARQTDQAVIYVATAIANPDDVEWLTRIEKHQQRRPGEWTTRLVPVELAATIRDYSDSGCCLLVDSLGTWVANLLEQDEATWEKTLQDLLDSLVQTAGCVIFVAEETGWGVVPAYPIGRLFRDRLGELVRKIGIIANTVYLVTGGHVLNLSALGSPLPK; this comes from the coding sequence ATGACAACTAATACCCGTCAGATCATCTTAGTAACAGGGCCAGCGCGGTCTGGTAAAAGTGAGTGGGCAGAAGACTTGGCAAGACAGACTGACCAAGCGGTGATTTATGTGGCAACTGCGATCGCTAATCCTGATGATGTAGAATGGCTTACCCGGATTGAAAAGCATCAGCAGCGACGCCCAGGGGAGTGGACAACACGCTTGGTGCCCGTGGAGTTGGCGGCAACGATACGAGACTATTCGGATAGCGGTTGCTGTCTTTTGGTCGATTCTCTTGGAACTTGGGTCGCCAATTTGTTGGAACAGGATGAGGCTACTTGGGAAAAAACGTTACAAGATTTATTGGACAGTCTGGTACAAACAGCCGGTTGTGTGATATTTGTGGCAGAGGAGACAGGTTGGGGGGTTGTGCCCGCCTATCCAATTGGCAGATTATTTCGCGATCGCCTGGGAGAATTAGTCCGTAAGATAGGTATCATTGCTAACACCGTCTACTTAGTGACTGGGGGTCATGTGCTCAATCTCAGTGCTCTGGGATCACCCCTCCCAAAGTAG
- a CDS encoding M48 family metallopeptidase, with translation MPTYPGISSEAFKHPLDQQAEQALRSVPGFDLVARKFVEFLYERPQLVYLMGNSIQVGPRQYSTLYRLFRECVRDLDIHPEPTLFVEQNRQVNSYALGQEHPYVVVNTGLLDLLNEAEIRTVLAHELGHIKCGHTILIQMGIWALNAASMLSEVTLGFGNLISSGFIFAFYEWRRKAELSADRAALLVIDDLNTVLQTMMKMAGGSSQYGHECNLNEFIRQSESYQDLDQDGLNQIYKFLLYNGGQGSMLSHPFPVDRVRYLREWAISEEYRQIRQGHYRRVTKEGAVDVVSTPPNNEADTLRRQIEELQQEINRIKSQSKNS, from the coding sequence ATGCCGACCTACCCTGGTATTTCCAGCGAAGCCTTCAAACACCCCCTTGATCAACAAGCTGAACAAGCCTTACGCAGCGTACCAGGATTTGACCTGGTCGCTCGTAAGTTTGTGGAATTTCTCTACGAGCGGCCTCAGTTAGTTTATCTGATGGGCAACAGCATCCAGGTTGGGCCTCGTCAGTATTCGACTCTCTATCGCTTATTTCGAGAATGCGTTCGGGATTTAGATATACATCCAGAGCCTACCTTATTTGTTGAGCAAAACCGTCAAGTGAATAGCTATGCTTTAGGGCAAGAGCATCCCTATGTTGTGGTGAACACGGGTTTGTTGGACTTGCTGAATGAAGCCGAAATTCGTACCGTTTTAGCTCATGAATTAGGTCACATTAAATGTGGTCACACCATTTTAATTCAAATGGGAATTTGGGCTTTGAATGCCGCCTCTATGTTGAGTGAAGTGACACTTGGCTTCGGTAATCTGATTAGCAGTGGTTTCATCTTTGCCTTTTATGAATGGCGTCGTAAAGCGGAATTATCTGCTGACCGAGCTGCATTACTGGTTATAGATGATCTAAATACCGTGTTGCAGACGATGATGAAAATGGCCGGAGGAAGTTCTCAGTATGGTCACGAATGCAACCTCAATGAATTCATTCGTCAATCTGAAAGCTATCAAGACCTCGATCAGGATGGTCTCAATCAAATCTACAAATTTTTACTCTATAACGGTGGTCAGGGTTCAATGCTAAGTCATCCCTTCCCTGTTGATCGCGTGCGCTACCTACGGGAGTGGGCAATTTCAGAAGAATATCGCCAAATTCGTCAAGGTCATTATCGACGGGTGACGAAAGAAGGAGCTGTTGATGTTGTCTCAACTCCTCCCAACAATGAAGCCGATACTTTGCGACGTCAAATTGAGGAACTCCAACAGGAAATTAATCGCATCAAGTCTCAATCGAAGAATTCATAA
- a CDS encoding ribonuclease Z, whose amino-acid sequence MQITFLGTSSGVPTRSRNVSSVALRLPQRAEVWLFDCGEGTQHQLLRSDLKSSQISRIFITHMHGDHIYGLMGLLASCGLAGSTERIDMYGPADLDDYLRASKRYSQTNFSYPVQLHAVQPGVIYEDEEFIVSCRMLKHRVPAFGYRVEEKDRPGRFDVEKAKALGIPAGPLYGLLKRGETVTLPDGRQINGSELCGELEMGRKVVYCTDTVYCDNAVELAKDADVLIHEATFAHKDAQLAFERLHSTSTMAAQVAHLAGVKQLIMTHFSPRYAPGNALGLDNLLEEARAIFPKTKLAYDFFSYEVPRRLPKEIIKTKA is encoded by the coding sequence GTGCAAATTACTTTTTTAGGAACAAGCTCTGGAGTCCCGACACGTTCGCGGAATGTGTCTAGCGTCGCACTACGTCTACCCCAACGTGCAGAAGTCTGGCTGTTTGACTGTGGCGAAGGGACTCAGCATCAATTGTTACGCAGTGACCTCAAAAGCAGCCAGATTAGCCGTATTTTCATCACCCACATGCACGGTGACCATATCTATGGCTTAATGGGGCTTTTGGCAAGCTGTGGTTTGGCTGGCAGTACTGAGCGGATTGATATGTATGGGCCGGCGGATTTAGACGACTACCTGCGCGCGAGTAAACGCTATTCTCAGACGAACTTTTCCTACCCAGTTCAACTTCATGCCGTACAACCTGGAGTCATCTACGAAGATGAGGAATTTATTGTCAGTTGCCGGATGCTCAAGCATCGGGTTCCAGCTTTCGGCTACCGGGTGGAGGAAAAAGACCGGCCAGGGCGCTTTGACGTAGAAAAAGCCAAGGCCCTGGGAATACCTGCTGGCCCGCTCTATGGCCTGCTCAAGCGAGGGGAAACCGTGACTCTGCCCGATGGTCGCCAAATTAACGGTTCTGAGCTGTGTGGAGAACTTGAAATGGGTCGTAAAGTGGTTTATTGCACGGATACGGTCTACTGTGACAACGCCGTAGAATTGGCCAAGGATGCGGATGTTTTAATTCACGAAGCGACATTTGCCCACAAAGATGCTCAGTTAGCCTTTGAACGTTTGCATTCTACCTCAACGATGGCTGCACAAGTGGCTCATTTGGCTGGGGTCAAGCAGCTCATTATGACTCATTTCAGTCCCCGTTATGCTCCGGGAAATGCGCTCGGGTTGGATAACTTACTAGAGGAGGCACGGGCAATTTTTCCCAAGACTAAGTTAGCTTATGATTTCTTTAGCTATGAGGTGCCTCGGCGTCTCCCCAAGGAAATAATCAAGACGAAAGCCTAG
- a CDS encoding SpoIID/LytB domain-containing protein, giving the protein MVFRRLSVSVLSVFQPIGLLGGRRWWLSLSFWMILVAPVQALELRVAIEDGVSQVQVGSSTKAIVRDAAGQEVGELTALNGYKAQAGGGRIALAQWRSPLLWIEPTGDGYVWIGKRWYRGRTQLVPTPKGLTAVNHVDLEQYLYSVLGAEMSASWPLEALKAQAVAARSYALYKRATGGNNVYDVGDTTSWQVYKGLETESPNTQTAVQATAGQVMTYDGQVILAAFHAASGGHTENVEDIWKSPFIPYLRGVADYDQGAPVYEWKKSFSRRELSGKISGVGNVKSMTPERTTPQGRIVTMVVEGDRGTRRVSGTDLRSALGLRSTLFVVNQTGERFEISGRGYGHGLGMSQWGARNLANQGVNYQQILSHYYPNAILSQLQ; this is encoded by the coding sequence ATGGTCTTTAGACGTTTATCCGTCTCTGTTTTATCTGTGTTCCAGCCAATTGGTTTGCTGGGTGGGCGTCGCTGGTGGCTCTCTTTGTCATTCTGGATGATTTTAGTGGCTCCAGTTCAAGCTCTAGAACTGCGAGTGGCGATTGAAGATGGTGTTAGCCAGGTGCAAGTCGGGAGTTCGACTAAGGCGATTGTCCGAGATGCGGCAGGTCAGGAAGTCGGGGAACTAACGGCTCTGAACGGCTACAAAGCCCAAGCTGGGGGAGGTAGAATCGCTTTAGCTCAGTGGCGATCGCCATTGCTGTGGATTGAACCAACGGGTGATGGTTATGTTTGGATTGGCAAACGCTGGTATCGGGGACGTACCCAACTGGTTCCGACCCCTAAAGGGCTGACGGCGGTCAATCATGTGGATTTAGAGCAATATCTCTACAGTGTCCTCGGTGCTGAAATGAGTGCCAGTTGGCCGCTAGAAGCCTTAAAGGCGCAAGCCGTTGCGGCTCGTTCTTATGCCCTCTATAAGCGCGCTACGGGGGGGAATAATGTCTATGATGTCGGTGATACCACATCCTGGCAAGTTTACAAAGGGCTAGAGACTGAGTCTCCCAATACTCAGACAGCCGTTCAGGCCACCGCCGGACAGGTGATGACTTACGACGGTCAAGTGATTCTTGCGGCCTTCCACGCAGCATCTGGCGGACATACAGAAAATGTGGAAGATATCTGGAAAAGCCCCTTCATCCCCTACCTCCGGGGTGTGGCTGATTATGACCAGGGAGCACCGGTTTACGAGTGGAAAAAAAGCTTTTCTCGCCGTGAACTCAGCGGCAAAATTTCTGGGGTAGGCAATGTTAAGTCAATGACTCCAGAGCGCACAACGCCACAAGGGCGCATTGTAACCATGGTTGTCGAAGGTGATCGCGGCACGCGGCGTGTCAGTGGCACCGATTTACGCAGCGCCTTGGGCTTGAGAAGTACACTTTTTGTTGTGAATCAAACGGGTGAAAGGTTTGAAATTAGTGGTCGCGGTTATGGTCACGGCTTGGGTATGAGCCAGTGGGGCGCACGCAATTTAGCCAATCAGGGTGTCAACTACCAACAGATTTTGAGTCATTATTACCCCAATGCGATTCTTTCCCAACTTCAGTAG